One part of the Arabidopsis thaliana chromosome 1 sequence genome encodes these proteins:
- a CDS encoding 5'-3' exonuclease family protein (5'-3' exonuclease family protein; FUNCTIONS IN: nuclease activity; INVOLVED IN: DNA repair; EXPRESSED IN: 10 plant structures; EXPRESSED DURING: 4 anthesis, F mature embryo stage, petal differentiation and expansion stage, E expanded cotyledon stage, D bilateral stage; CONTAINS InterPro DOMAIN/s: XPG conserved site (InterPro:IPR019974), XPG N-terminal (InterPro:IPR006085), DNA repair protein (XPGC)/yeast Rad (InterPro:IPR006084), XPG/RAD2 endonuclease (InterPro:IPR006086); BEST Arabidopsis thaliana protein match is: 5'-3' exonuclease family protein (TAIR:AT1G18090.2); Has 2289 Blast hits to 1947 proteins in 363 species: Archae - 277; Bacteria - 0; Metazoa - 618; Fungi - 685; Plants - 238; Viruses - 12; Other Eukaryotes - 459 (source: NCBI BLink).) — MGIQGLLPLLKSIMVPIHIKELEGCIVAVDTYSWLHKGALSCSRELCKGLPTKRHIQYCMHRVNLLRHHGVKPIMVFDGGPLPMKLEQENKRARSRKENLARALEHEANGNSSAAYECYSKAVDISPSIAHELIQVLRQENVDYVVAPYEADAQMAFLAITKQVDAIITEDSDLIPFGCLRVIKHLKYSTVSVPPLYEESFKRALLTFKHQRVYDPNAEDIIHLCDISDNLGEDSDFVGPSMPQDIAKGIALGQLDPFTQLPFQAESVTPKLAVDDISRPKSFKPETVKKKLDLPVQKNLLTKYFCFASVEAKRKFKAPRISPMSLTPTDESPSIPDDNTPDLDALSSQTTNESPVYSLGENPCVSEVAEKRDSPDDDAVERNHKDLHHKYCEREVDRPKSDSLKVIVRSKYFKQKQEDKSLKQSIPCLNDCSVIGQRKAVKTVINMSSASKREESHRAIATSPCLHHDRIYNDHEDAKEASFSAMNEVAERTINTHKINHQINEEEQNPSVEIPSAFSTPENVIPLSSIAIDSCHGVATGKRKLDSDENLHKENLKSKHMRMDETDTALNAETPLETDDVEKFGSNISHIGHYSEIAEKSVERFVSAISSFKYSGTGSRASGLRAPLKDIRNTCPSKGLSLKPDISKFGYASSNRHMVTKSRRM; from the exons atGGGTATACAAGGGCTTTTGCCGTTGTTGAAATCGATAATGGTACCGATTCATATCAAGGAGCTCGAGGGTTGTATCGTCGCCGTCGATACATATTCATGGCTACACAAAGGGGCTTTATCTTGTAGCCGAGAGCTCTGCAAGGGATTACCCACCAAGAG GCATATTCAATACTGTATGCATAGAGTGAATTTACTTCGCCATCATGGAGTGAAGCCTATCATGGTCTTTGATGGAGGTCCGTTACCGATGAAACTAGAACAAGAGAATAAGCGTGCTAG GTCCAGAAAGGAAAATCTTGCTCGTGCATTGGAGCATGAAGCAAATGGAAATTCCTCAGCTGCTTATGAGTGCTACTCAAAGGCCGTAGATATTTCACCTTCTATTGCACATGAGTTGATACAG GTTCTGAGGCAGGAGAATGTTGATTACGTTGTTGCTCCTTACGAAGCTGATGCGCAGATGGCATTCTTAGCTATTACTAAGCAAGTTGATGCGATTATCACTGAGGATTCTGATCTCATACCTTTTGGCTGCCTAAGA GTAATTAAGCACTTAAAGTACAGCACAGTTTCAGTTCCTCCTCTTTATGAAGAGTCATTCAAGAGAGCTTTACTGACTTTCAAGCATCAACGTGTCTATGACCCAAATGCTGAAGATATCATACACTTGTGTGACATTTCTGACAACCTTGGTGAAGATTCAGATTTTGTAGGCCC ATCGATGCCACAAGATATTGCTAAGGGTATAGCTCTAGGCCAGCTTGATCCCTTCACACAGTTGCCATTCCAG GCTGAGAGTGTTACTCCTAAATTGGCTGTTGATGATATATCCCGTCCCAAAAGTTTCAAACCTGAAACTGTAAAGAAAAAGCTTGATTTGCCAGTCCAAAAAAACCTTCTCACCAAGTACTTCT GCTTTGCGTCTGTTGaggcaaaaagaaaattcaaggCTCCTAGGATATCACCAATGTCTCTGACCCCAACTGATGAGTCTCCAAGCATTCCTGATGACAACACACCAGATTTAGATGCTCTTTCAAGCCAGACAACAAATGAATCCCCGGTTTATAGCTTG GGTGAGAATCCATGTGTTAGCGAAGTTGCAGAGAAAAGAGATTCACCCGATGACG ATGCAGTGGAAAGGAATCACAAGGACCTTCATCATAAATACTGCGAACGGGAAGTGGATAGGCCGAAGTCAGATAGTTTGAAGGTTATAGTAAGAAGCAAGTATTTTAAGCAGAAACAGGAGGACAAAAGTCTGAAACAATCGATCCCATGTCTTAATGATTGCTCTGTGATTGGTCAGAGAAAGGCTGTTAAAACTGTGATTAACATGTCAAGCGCGtctaaaagagaagagagtcaCAGAGCTATAGCAACAAGTCCATGTTTACACCATGACCGAATCTACAACGATCATGAAGATGCTAAAGAAGCGAGTTTCTCTGCCATGAACGAGGTGGCTGAGAGAACAATAAACACCCACAAGATTAACCATCAGatcaatgaagaagaacagaacCCATCCGTTGAAATTCCTTCTGCCTTTAGTACTCCCGAGAATGTTATACCTCTCTCTTCCATTGCTATTGATAGTTGCCATGGAGTTGCAACAGGGAAGAGGAAGCTTGACTCAGATGAAAACCTTCACAAG GAAAATTTGAAATCCAAGCACATGCGCATGGATGAAACTGATACTG CTCTTAATGCAGAAACACCATTAGAAACCGATGATGTTGAGAAGTTTGGATCGAACATTTCACATATAGGGCATTACTCAGAAATAGCAGAGAAATCAGTGGAAAGATTTGTCTCAGCTATATCGTCTTTCAAATATTCTGGGACTGGCTCTCGTGCTAGCGGTCTCCGTGCCCCTCTCAAAGATATCCGCAACACTTGTCCGTCCAAAGG gTTATCTCTTAAACCAGACATCAGCAAGTTTGGCTATGCGTCAAGCAACCGACACATGGTGACAAAGTCAAGGAGAATGTGA
- a CDS encoding 5'-3' exonuclease family protein (5'-3' exonuclease family protein; FUNCTIONS IN: DNA binding, catalytic activity, nuclease activity; INVOLVED IN: DNA repair; EXPRESSED IN: 10 plant structures; EXPRESSED DURING: 4 anthesis, F mature embryo stage, petal differentiation and expansion stage, E expanded cotyledon stage, D bilateral stage; CONTAINS InterPro DOMAIN/s: DNA repair protein (XPGC)/yeast Rad (InterPro:IPR006084), 5'-3' exonuclease, C-terminal subdomain (InterPro:IPR020045), Helix-hairpin-helix motif, class 2 (InterPro:IPR008918), XPG/RAD2 endonuclease (InterPro:IPR006086); BEST Arabidopsis thaliana protein match is: 5'-3' exonuclease family protein (TAIR:AT1G18090.2); Has 30201 Blast hits to 17322 proteins in 780 species: Archae - 12; Bacteria - 1396; Metazoa - 17338; Fungi - 3422; Plants - 5037; Viruses - 0; Other Eukaryotes - 2996 (source: NCBI BLink).) has protein sequence MAFLAITKQVDAIITEDSDLIPFGCLRIIFKMDKFGHGVEFQASKLPKNKDLSLSGFSSQMLLEMCILSGCDYLQSLPGMGLKRAHALITKFKSYDRVIKHLKYSTVSVPPLYEESFKRALLTFKHQRVYDPNAEDIIHLCDISDNLGEDSDFVGPSMPQDIAKGIALGQLDPFTQLPFQAESVTPKLAVDDISRPKSFKPETVKKKLDLPVQKNLLTKYFCFASVEAKRKFKAPRISPMSLTPTDESPSIPDDNTPDLDALSSQTTNESPVYSLGENPCVSEVAEKRDSPDDDAVERNHKDLHHKYCEREVDRPKSDSLKVIVRSKYFKQKQEDKSLKQSIPCLNDCSVIGQRKAVKTVINMSSASKREESHRAIATSPCLHHDRIYNDHEDAKEASFSAMNEVAERTINTHKINHQINEEEQNPSVEIPSAFSTPENVIPLSSIAIDSCHGVATGKRKLDSDENLHKENLKSKHMRMDETDTALNAETPLETDDVEKFGSNISHIGHYSEIAEKSVERFVSAISSFKYSGTGSRASGLRAPLKDIRNTCPSKGLSLKPDISKFGYASSNRHMVTKSRRM, from the exons ATGGCATTCTTAGCTATTACTAAGCAAGTTGATGCGATTATCACTGAGGATTCTGATCTCATACCTTTTGGCTGCCTAAGA ATCATTTTCAAAATGGACAAGTTTGGTCATGGTGTTGAGTTTCAAGCCTCCAAGCTACCCAAAAATAAGGATCTCAGTCTATCAGGATTTTCAAGCCAAATGCTTCTCGAAATGTGCATATTAAGTGGCTGCGATTATTTGCAGTCACTTCCAGGAATGGGACTCAAAAGAGCACATGCACTcattacaaaattcaaaagctaTGACAGG GTAATTAAGCACTTAAAGTACAGCACAGTTTCAGTTCCTCCTCTTTATGAAGAGTCATTCAAGAGAGCTTTACTGACTTTCAAGCATCAACGTGTCTATGACCCAAATGCTGAAGATATCATACACTTGTGTGACATTTCTGACAACCTTGGTGAAGATTCAGATTTTGTAGGCCC ATCGATGCCACAAGATATTGCTAAGGGTATAGCTCTAGGCCAGCTTGATCCCTTCACACAGTTGCCATTCCAG GCTGAGAGTGTTACTCCTAAATTGGCTGTTGATGATATATCCCGTCCCAAAAGTTTCAAACCTGAAACTGTAAAGAAAAAGCTTGATTTGCCAGTCCAAAAAAACCTTCTCACCAAGTACTTCT GCTTTGCGTCTGTTGaggcaaaaagaaaattcaaggCTCCTAGGATATCACCAATGTCTCTGACCCCAACTGATGAGTCTCCAAGCATTCCTGATGACAACACACCAGATTTAGATGCTCTTTCAAGCCAGACAACAAATGAATCCCCGGTTTATAGCTTG GGTGAGAATCCATGTGTTAGCGAAGTTGCAGAGAAAAGAGATTCACCCGATGACG ATGCAGTGGAAAGGAATCACAAGGACCTTCATCATAAATACTGCGAACGGGAAGTGGATAGGCCGAAGTCAGATAGTTTGAAGGTTATAGTAAGAAGCAAGTATTTTAAGCAGAAACAGGAGGACAAAAGTCTGAAACAATCGATCCCATGTCTTAATGATTGCTCTGTGATTGGTCAGAGAAAGGCTGTTAAAACTGTGATTAACATGTCAAGCGCGtctaaaagagaagagagtcaCAGAGCTATAGCAACAAGTCCATGTTTACACCATGACCGAATCTACAACGATCATGAAGATGCTAAAGAAGCGAGTTTCTCTGCCATGAACGAGGTGGCTGAGAGAACAATAAACACCCACAAGATTAACCATCAGatcaatgaagaagaacagaacCCATCCGTTGAAATTCCTTCTGCCTTTAGTACTCCCGAGAATGTTATACCTCTCTCTTCCATTGCTATTGATAGTTGCCATGGAGTTGCAACAGGGAAGAGGAAGCTTGACTCAGATGAAAACCTTCACAAG GAAAATTTGAAATCCAAGCACATGCGCATGGATGAAACTGATACTG CTCTTAATGCAGAAACACCATTAGAAACCGATGATGTTGAGAAGTTTGGATCGAACATTTCACATATAGGGCATTACTCAGAAATAGCAGAGAAATCAGTGGAAAGATTTGTCTCAGCTATATCGTCTTTCAAATATTCTGGGACTGGCTCTCGTGCTAGCGGTCTCCGTGCCCCTCTCAAAGATATCCGCAACACTTGTCCGTCCAAAGG gTTATCTCTTAAACCAGACATCAGCAAGTTTGGCTATGCGTCAAGCAACCGACACATGGTGACAAAGTCAAGGAGAATGTGA
- a CDS encoding senescence regulator (Protein of unknown function, DUF584) (Protein of unknown function, DUF584; CONTAINS InterPro DOMAIN/s: Protein of unknown function DUF584 (InterPro:IPR007608); BEST Arabidopsis thaliana protein match is: Protein of unknown function, DUF584 (TAIR:AT2G34340.1); Has 324 Blast hits to 324 proteins in 20 species: Archae - 0; Bacteria - 0; Metazoa - 0; Fungi - 0; Plants - 324; Viruses - 0; Other Eukaryotes - 0 (source: NCBI BLink).), translating into MSEEFDESEIIFSDNYFPIRRREDGNEKENNRPVDFRENSERVWNKSSRRSKTTPLPSAVTAFSSSLPVNIPMRRYSTEEEYSDDDGGRKMIPPHLIVGRRMEGGQMAFSVCTGNGRTLKGRDLSRVRNSVLKLTGFLEA; encoded by the coding sequence atgTCGGAAGAATTCGACGAATCTGAGATCATTTTCTCTGACAATTACTTTCCGATTCGCCGGCGAGAAGACGGTAACGAGAAAGAGAATAACCGTCCGGTGGATTTCCGGGAAAATTCTGAGAGAGTGTGGAACAAGTCATCTAGACGGAGTAAAACGACGCCGTTGCCTTCAGCGGTGACGGCGTTTTCTAGTTCGCTTCCGGTTAACATACCGATGAGGAGGTATTCGACGGAGGAGGAATATTCCGATGACGACGgaggaaggaaaatgattCCGCCGCATTTGATAGTTGGACGGAGGATGGAAGGAGGTCAAATGGCGTTTTCCGTTTGTACAGGTAACGGAAGAACTCTTAAAGGACGAGATCTGAGCCGGGTTCGTAATTCGGTTCTCAAATTAACCGGGTTTTTGGAAGCTTGA